Proteins encoded in a region of the Planococcus shixiaomingii genome:
- the copZ gene encoding copper chaperone CopZ: protein MNETLKVQGMSCSHCVNAVETSVSELQGVSSVKVDLGKGEVAVEYDTSKTSLNEIQETIEEQGYEVV from the coding sequence ATGAATGAAACATTGAAAGTACAAGGCATGTCTTGCAGCCACTGTGTGAATGCGGTTGAAACAAGCGTCAGCGAACTTCAAGGCGTCTCCAGTGTAAAAGTCGATCTAGGCAAAGGCGAAGTGGCAGTTGAATATGACACTAGCAAAACTTCATTGAATGAAATTCAAGAAACAATCGAAGAGCAAGGATATGAAGTAGTATAA
- a CDS encoding metal-sensitive transcriptional regulator encodes MEKTMKTTIQPNKQQLLNRLKRIEGQVRGVHQMVENDRYCVDILHQVSAIQSAMNKVSLALLEDHTHHCVSKAIKENKGEEAINELMDVMRTMTK; translated from the coding sequence ATGGAAAAAACGATGAAAACAACAATACAGCCTAACAAACAGCAGCTTTTAAACCGGTTGAAGCGGATTGAGGGACAGGTTCGCGGCGTTCATCAAATGGTGGAAAACGATCGCTACTGTGTAGATATTCTGCACCAAGTAAGCGCCATCCAATCAGCGATGAATAAAGTATCGCTTGCTTTATTAGAAGATCATACCCACCACTGTGTCTCGAAAGCTATCAAGGAAAACAAAGGCGAAGAAGCGATTAATGAATTGATGGATGTTATGAGAACCATGACAAAATAA